AACAAAATGATGTCAACTACAGTTGAAGAGCCACAGCCAATATCCAGGACCTACCAGTACCGGAAAGTGATGAAGCCGATGCTGGAAAGGAAAAGGAGAGCGCGAATCAATCGATGTTTAGACGAACTCAAAGAGTTGATGGTGACTGCTTTGCAGAGCGAAGGAGAGAATGTTTCCAAGTTGGAGAAAGCAGATATTCTGGAGTTAACCGTGAGGCATCTGCATAAATTGCGAAGGCAACAACGCCTCACTTACAACCCCATCATGGATGCAGATCGCTTTCGGGCTGGATACACACACTGTGCTAATGAAGTATCCAGGTGTTTGGCAGCCACTCCTGGGGTGGACGTGCACTTGGGAACCAAACTGATGACCCATCTGGGACATCGCCTCAATGAAATGGATAAAGTGTCTCCTTTAGTGATCAACGTGTCCAATCCCTACACCCCTCCAGGCTCTCCGAACCTGGAAAGTTCCACAGCTACCTCCACAGCTTATTCGTTGCCTCTAACACCTGCCTCCTCAACTTCTTCGAGGCAGACCCCATCACCCAGTCAGCCCATTGACTGCACCACTACGGGTCTATTAAAAGTGGCGATGCAGGACGAGAAGGTGTGGCGACCTTGGTGAATTTCCATTTCTTGTATGTGTTTGTTGTCTGGAAAATCTCACGTGCTCGTACAGTCTTTCgacaaaaattgtataaaatttatgaagtTAAATTTGCT
This DNA window, taken from Euwallacea similis isolate ESF13 chromosome 5, ESF131.1, whole genome shotgun sequence, encodes the following:
- the LOC136408948 gene encoding enhancer of split mgamma protein-like, which encodes MMSTTVEEPQPISRTYQYRKVMKPMLERKRRARINRCLDELKELMVTALQSEGENVSKLEKADILELTVRHLHKLRRQQRLTYNPIMDADRFRAGYTHCANEVSRCLAATPGVDVHLGTKLMTHLGHRLNEMDKVSPLVINVSNPYTPPGSPNLESSTATSTAYSLPLTPASSTSSRQTPSPSQPIDCTTTGLLKVAMQDEKVWRPW